AGAGACAGGGTCTGGCTGAACAGGCTCGCCACGCGTACCATAGGGCCGTCCTCCGGGTTGCGGTGTCATCACTATCGTCCTCGTCAGACGAGATGATGCCGCATCCGGGGGATTCCTCAAACCGATCTTGGACAGGTGTGGCGGTCGATGTGCTCTGTTTGGTACTACACTTCGTGATCCTCGTCAACAAAAATCTTGTCGGTAAATCGCACTTGTAACCTGAACCTCTAAGCGAGTTCGAATCACGCTCGACAGGTTACGATTGTTAGTCAATGTCCCAGAATGTCCCATTGTGTGCCCACGCGAACGATCTCCCGCCCGACCACGTGCTCCGAATCCTCGAGTGAGCACCCCTGCGTTGCGCATCGCGGTCATCGACGCTTCCCCGGTCCCCGCCCCCCACCCCCTCCCGTGTTACGATCCCCCGCCATGGCCGGGACCCGGGAAGCGCGCTGGTACACGCACCCCTTCAACACCGATCGATCGTGGCGGTTGATCCTCGGCGTCATGCCCCGCGTCCCCGCCCCGCTCCGCGCGCCGATCCACCACGCCGTCACGACGGTCTTCTTTCTCGCGATGGGGAACGAGCGGCGCGCCGCGAAGAGAAACGTCGAGCGCATCACCGGCGAGCGCGGCGCGAGGAGCCTCGCGGCGACGTACCGGCTCTTCCTCAACTACAGCCGCTTCCTCGTCGCCTACACCGAGATGCCGCCGCACGCGCGAACCCCCGACGACCTCGCCGCACGCATCGCCGGCACCGACGACGCCCTCAGGACTCTGCGCGCCGCGCTCGCCGCGGGGAAGGGGCTCATCCTCGCCGGCGTGCACCTCGGGCAATGGGACCTCGCCCTCGTCCTTCTCGCGCGCCTCGGCATCCCCGTGACGGTCGTGATGCGGCGCGAGGATGAGGAAGCGGCGCGGCATGCTGCCGCGGTGAGAGAGGCGGCGGGGATCCGCATCGTCCACCCCGGGGATTCGGCGTGGCTCGGCGTCGAGCTGCTCGCGGCGCTGCGGCGCGGGGAGATCGTCGCGCTCCAGGCCGACCGGGCGTACGGCGAGCGCACGGCGCACGTGACGCTCTTCGGCGGGGACGTCGCGATCCCCGCGGGGCCGTGGGATCTCTCCCGCGCCTCCGGCGCGCCGATCCTGACGGCGGTGGCGGTCATCGAAGGACCCCGGACGTACCGGTTCGTCTGCGGCGACGCGCTCGACGCGACGGCGGGCGGAGTCGAGAGGCTCGCGGCGGAGATGGAGACGCTCATCGCGCGCCATCCGGAGCAGTGGTTCAACTTCTACGACGTGTGGGGAGAACCGCGCCGTGCGTGACGCGCCGGCAGGACACCGCGTCGCCGTCACGGGGCTCGGCGTCCTGTGCTCCCTCGGACGGGGAGTCGACGCCGTGTGGGAGGCGATCGCCTCGGGGCGGCGAGGGTTCGGAGCCGTCACCCTCTTCGACACGTCGGGGGTGCCGGCCGTTCCCGTCGCGGGGGTGAAGGAGATTCCCGCCGAGACGCGCGTGCCGGGGAGGACGCGTATCGAGAAGTTCCTCTTCGCCGCCGCCGACGAGGCGGCCGCGAGCGCGGGGCTCACGGGAAGCGACGCCCTCGGCGGTTTCGGCGTCGCGATCGGAACGTCGAACGGCGGCATGCTCGAGGCGGAGACCTGGTACGAGAGGCGATTCGTCGAGCGGAGCGCCGGCCGGCGCGTGGCTCCCTCCGCGGGCCCGGCCTTGCGGCTTCCCGGCTCCGCGCTCACCGACGCAATGGCGGCGCGCTTCTCGCTGCGCGGCCCGCGCCTCACCAACACGACGGCCTGCTCGTCGTCGGCGGGGGCCATCGCCTCGGCGGCGGCGCGCGTGCGGGACGGCGACGCCGCCGGGATGATCGCGGGGGGCGGGGACTCGCTCTGCCGCCTCACGTACTCGGGGTTCGGCTCGCTGCGCCTGATGGATCCTGTCGGGTGCCGGCCGTTCGATCGCTCGCGGCGCGGGCTGACGCTCGGCGAGGGGGCCGGGATTCTCGTCCTCGAGGCGTGGGCGCACGCCCGCGCGCGCGGCGTGCGCCCTCTCGCGGAGATCCTCGATCACGGCGCGACGTGCGACGCGCACCACATGACGGCGTCGCATCCGGAGGGGCGCGGCATGGCGGCGGCGATGCGCGAGGCGCTCGCGCGCGCCGGCGTCGGCGCCCATTCGATCGCGTGCGTGAACGCGCACGGGACGGCGACGCCGGTCAACGACGCCGCGGAGGCGAGGGCGATCGAGGAGGTCTTCGGCGCGCCACCGCGCCCGGCGGTCAGCTCGACGAAGTCGATGCACGGGCACCTGCTGGGCGGGAGCGGTGCCGTCGAGGCGGTCATCACGATCCTCTCGATCCTGAACGGCGCGGTCCCGGCGACGGCGGGGCTCGAGGATCCGGAAGGCCTCGGCGGCGTCGATCTCGTCGCGGGGTCGGCGCGCCCGGCGACGATTGGCTTCGCCCTCTCGAACAGCTTCGGCTTCGGCGGCGGCAACGTCGTGCTTCTTTTCGCGTCGGCGCGGGAGGGGGCGTGAGCCGCGTCGTCGTGACCGGCCTTCACGTCGCCTGCGCGGCGGGGGAGGGGACGTCGGCGCTCGAGGCGGCGCTCGTGAAGGGGGAGCCCCTCGGCGGCCGCGTGGCGAGGATGGCGGGGTTCGATCCGGAGCGCGCGCTCAAGGGAGGAGCCGCGCGGCGGATGTCCGCGGAGAGCCGGGTCGTCACGGCATCTTTTCTCGCTGCCGCCGCCGACGCCGGCTGCGCCGCGCGGCCGGTCCCGCCCGAGCGCACCGGCACCTTCCTCGGCAGCGCCTTCGGATCGCTGAGCGTGACGTGCGACTACCTCCGCGGGATCCTCCAGGACGGGATGGCCGCCGCGAGCCCGGCCCTTTTCGCGGAATCGCTCGCGAGCGCTCCCCTCGGCCACGCCACGATGGCCCTCGACGCGCGCGGCCCGAGCTTCGGATTCACCTCGGGGGACGTCTCGATGATCGCCGCCCTCGACGAGGCGCGGCGCGCGATCGAGTCGGGGAGGATCGACCGCGCCTACGTCGCGGCCTTCGAGCTGATGCCCGACGTCCTGATCGAGCTCTTCTCGCGCCTCGCCGTGCGGGGCGGGCGGCCGCTCCACGCCGGCGAGGGGGTGGCGACGCTCGTCCTCGAGGGGGAGGAGACGGCTCGGGAGACGGGAGCGAAGGTTCGCGGCGCGGTCTCAGGCACGGCGCTCGCCGGCGATCCCGCCGCGTCGCCGACGGACTGGAGCCACGATCCCCGGGCGTGGGGTGCGCCGTGCGATCGCGCGCTGGCGCAGGCTGCCGCTGCCGAGGGCTCCCTCCCTCCGCTCGCGGCGATCGTGATTCAGGCCCCTCCATCGCCTGCGGCGCGCGCCGAACGTTCCGCGCTCGACGGCATCCTCACCGCGCGGGGGCGCGCCGAGATCGTGGACGTGCACCGCGTCGTCGGGGATTTCGCCGGGGCGGGAGGCATCGCGATCGCCGCAGCGGTGATCCTCGCGAGGCGCCGCGGCGGGCACGTCCTCGTCAGCGCCGGGTCCTGGGGAGGCGCGACGGGCGCCGCCGTCATTTCCCCGTCAGGAGCTTGAGGCGATTGATCTTCCCGCGGCGGGTGCGCGGGATCTTCCCGACGAGGCGGATGGCTCTCGGCACCTTGTGCCCCGACAGCCTCACCGACAGGGCGGCGCGGATCGACTCGGGGTTCGCCCCGCGCCGCGCCACGACCCAGGCCGCGAGCGTCTCGCCGCGGAGCGTGTCGCGCACACCCAGTGCGACCGCGTCATCCACGTTCTCGAGGGAGAGGAGCGCGAGCTCGACCTCCCGGGGGTTCACCTTGCGCCCCGAGACGTTCACCAGCGACGAGAGGCGCCCCGTGAGGTGGACGCGCCCGGCCTCGTCGATCCTCGCGAGGTCTGCGGTACGAAATCTCCCGCCGGCGAGATCGCTCGAGGGGGCGGGGACGTAGCCGGCGCAGACGGCGGGGCCCTCGACGACGAGGCGCCGCGCCCTTCGATCGAGCGTGAGAGTGACGCCGCGGACGGGCCGGCCGACGCGCCCCTCCGTCTCGCCCGCGCCCTCCTCGCTGTCGAACGCGATCGCCCCCGCCTCCGTCGTGCCGTAGAGGACCCAGACCGGAACGCCGAAGCGCTCGCGGAAGGCCGCCGCGCTCTTCGCCTGGAGCGGCGCCCCCGCCGAGACGCATCCTCGCAGTCGGAGCGGCGAGGCGCCGGCGCCGGGGTGCCGCGACAGGAGATCAATAAGGTAGGGGACGGCCGACAGGAGGACGGGGCGGCGCGAGCGCAGGGCCCGGAGCACGAGGGAGGGGAGGGGACGCTCGAGGAGAATCGCGGGGGTCCCCTGGAGGAGGAGCGGCATGACGATGTTGCCGAAGCCGTAGGCGTGCCCCAGGGGAACGGCGGCGATGCTCGCGTCCCCGGGGCGGAGGCCGGTGGCGGCGAGGATCGCCCGGCCGTCGGCGATCGCCTGCGCCGGCGTGACGAGGGCGCCGCGCGGCGCTCCGGTCGTGCCGCTCGTGAGCCGGATCATCGCGGCGCCGGGAAAGCGGAGCGGATTTGTCGAGCCGCGCTCGACGCGGAGGCGCCCCTCGCGGAAGGTGAGGATCGCCGCGGGGCGGAAGGTGCGGCGGAAAGCGTCGATCTCGGCGGCCGTCGCGCTTTCGTCCACGGGAAGGAAGACCGCCTCCTTCTCCCAGACGGCGAAGGTGGCGGCGAAGAAGGCCGGGCGGGTGCCGAGGGGGGCCATCACGACGTCGCCGCGCCTCACCCCGGCGGCGTCGAGCTCCGCCCGCGCCTCCCGGGCGCGGCGCAGGAGATCCCCGACCGTGATCCACGCTCCGCCGGGGCGCGCCCGCAGGGCCGGGCGCGACTTCCCGGCGCGCGCGAGGCGATCGATCGCCTTCCGGAGCGCGTTCAGGCGGCCGACCCTGCCGCGCGGGGCGTGCTACCATCGCGCGTTTTTCCGCGAAACTCGACGCGCGTCCCCCGGAGGAGCGCTTGCCGACGAAGGGCCTGAGGAAGGTCGATCTTCATCTCCACACGGTATTCTCGAACTTCCGGCATCTCAAGATCCTCAGGGCCCGCGACTCGTACAACGACCCCCTCAAGGTCTACGAGCGGTGCCGCGCCCTCGGGATGGACTACGTCGCGATCACCGACCACGACACTCTCGACGGCGCCCTCGATCTCCTCGCGCGCCGCCCCGACCTCGAGCCGACGGTCATCGTCGGCGAGGAGGTCGAGACCTGGTTTCCCGAGACCGGGCAGTGGATCCACGTCAACGTCTTCGGTCTCGACGAGGCGGCGCACCGCGACATCACGCACCTCAGGCCCGACGTCCGCGAGCTGGTCGGCTGGCTGCGCGCGAAGGGGCTCCCGCACGTCCTCAACCATCCGCTGCAGAGCTACCGGCTCCAGCGCGCGCCGATGAAGTACGTCGAGGAGGTCCTCTCCCTCTTCACGCACGTCGAGGTGGGGAACGCCACGCTTCCCGTCGCGCAGAACCGGACCGTCTCGCGCATGGTCGAGTACGGGAGGCGCCGGGGCCTGCCGTCGGTGGGAGTGGGTGGAAGCGATGCGCACGGCCTCGGGACGCTCGGCTCGTACGTGACGGTCGCCGCCGGCGACACGAAGGGGGAGTGGCTCGCCTCGGTGAAGGAGGGGCGGTGCGCCGCGGCGGGGAAGGAGATCGGCTTCACCGGGATGCTGGGCGAGGTCTACGCGATCGTCGGCCGCTACTACCAGCGCCTCGGCACCCAGGAGGGGCGACGCGAGATGGGGGCGGTGAACTACGCCGCCGCCGCGGGGTTCGTGCCGGCCTGCCTCCTCGGCGTGCCGCTCGCCTTCAACGTCCTCAGCTTCGTCGGGACGACGGGGCTCTCGGGCCTCGTCCATCTCGGGCTTCAAGGCGCGGAGCGCGAGGCGCTTCGAGAGGCGGTGTCAGAAGAGACTCGAGGCTGACGGCGGCGAGCCCCTTCGCGCGGACGACGGCGAGCATCGCGTCGATCCACGAGAGCGACAGGGGGCCGCCGCCATGCCGCCCCTCGATCCCCTCGTGGAAGAGGACGATGTCCCCGCCGCGCAGGCGCGCCGCCACGCGCCGCGTCACGCGCGCCGCGTCGCGCGACACGGTGTCGTACGAGCGCACCGACCACGTGGCCTGCTTCAGCCCGTACGCCTCGAGGATCTCGGCGAGGTGGAGGTTCTTGTGACCCATCGGCGGCCGGAACCACGCCGGCGGCTTCCCCGTGAGGCTCCCGAGGATCGCCTGGGCGCCTCCCACCTCCACGTGCGCGCCGCGCCGCGTCATCACGGACCATCTCTTCGGGTGCGTGAGCGTGTGGTTCCCGATCGTGTGGCCGGCGGCGTCGATCTTCTTCACGAGGTTCGGGTGCGCC
This portion of the Acidobacteriota bacterium genome encodes:
- a CDS encoding lysophospholipid acyltransferase family protein; this encodes MAGTREARWYTHPFNTDRSWRLILGVMPRVPAPLRAPIHHAVTTVFFLAMGNERRAAKRNVERITGERGARSLAATYRLFLNYSRFLVAYTEMPPHARTPDDLAARIAGTDDALRTLRAALAAGKGLILAGVHLGQWDLALVLLARLGIPVTVVMRREDEEAARHAAAVREAAGIRIVHPGDSAWLGVELLAALRRGEIVALQADRAYGERTAHVTLFGGDVAIPAGPWDLSRASGAPILTAVAVIEGPRTYRFVCGDALDATAGGVERLAAEMETLIARHPEQWFNFYDVWGEPRRA
- a CDS encoding beta-ketoacyl-[acyl-carrier-protein] synthase family protein translates to MRDAPAGHRVAVTGLGVLCSLGRGVDAVWEAIASGRRGFGAVTLFDTSGVPAVPVAGVKEIPAETRVPGRTRIEKFLFAAADEAAASAGLTGSDALGGFGVAIGTSNGGMLEAETWYERRFVERSAGRRVAPSAGPALRLPGSALTDAMAARFSLRGPRLTNTTACSSSAGAIASAAARVRDGDAAGMIAGGGDSLCRLTYSGFGSLRLMDPVGCRPFDRSRRGLTLGEGAGILVLEAWAHARARGVRPLAEILDHGATCDAHHMTASHPEGRGMAAAMREALARAGVGAHSIACVNAHGTATPVNDAAEARAIEEVFGAPPRPAVSSTKSMHGHLLGGSGAVEAVITILSILNGAVPATAGLEDPEGLGGVDLVAGSARPATIGFALSNSFGFGGGNVVLLFASAREGA
- a CDS encoding acyl--CoA ligase, yielding MRRGDVVMAPLGTRPAFFAATFAVWEKEAVFLPVDESATAAEIDAFRRTFRPAAILTFREGRLRVERGSTNPLRFPGAAMIRLTSGTTGAPRGALVTPAQAIADGRAILAATGLRPGDASIAAVPLGHAYGFGNIVMPLLLQGTPAILLERPLPSLVLRALRSRRPVLLSAVPYLIDLLSRHPGAGASPLRLRGCVSAGAPLQAKSAAAFRERFGVPVWVLYGTTEAGAIAFDSEEGAGETEGRVGRPVRGVTLTLDRRARRLVVEGPAVCAGYVPAPSSDLAGGRFRTADLARIDEAGRVHLTGRLSSLVNVSGRKVNPREVELALLSLENVDDAVALGVRDTLRGETLAAWVVARRGANPESIRAALSVRLSGHKVPRAIRLVGKIPRTRRGKINRLKLLTGK
- a CDS encoding PHP domain-containing protein; the encoded protein is MPTKGLRKVDLHLHTVFSNFRHLKILRARDSYNDPLKVYERCRALGMDYVAITDHDTLDGALDLLARRPDLEPTVIVGEEVETWFPETGQWIHVNVFGLDEAAHRDITHLRPDVRELVGWLRAKGLPHVLNHPLQSYRLQRAPMKYVEEVLSLFTHVEVGNATLPVAQNRTVSRMVEYGRRRGLPSVGVGGSDAHGLGTLGSYVTVAAGDTKGEWLASVKEGRCAAAGKEIGFTGMLGEVYAIVGRYYQRLGTQEGRREMGAVNYAAAAGFVPACLLGVPLAFNVLSFVGTTGLSGLVHLGLQGAEREALREAVSEETRG
- a CDS encoding polysaccharide deacetylase family protein, with translation MPLLPRVAAASHLVALGALAIPAARWPALAAWGVVQAGITAEILRPGSALLARNVRRAEGEPDRVALTFDDGPRDGETELLLERLDAGRVKATFFLVGRRAAAHPNLVKKIDAAGHTIGNHTLTHPKRWSVMTRRGAHVEVGGAQAILGSLTGKPPAWFRPPMGHKNLHLAEILEAYGLKQATWSVRSYDTVSRDAARVTRRVAARLRGGDIVLFHEGIEGRHGGGPLSLSWIDAMLAVVRAKGLAAVSLESLLTPPLEAPRAPRLEARDGRGPRAPSSRRS